The nucleotide sequence CTTCAAGGTAGGCGAGATCGCAGGGTACGACAAACTCGCCGCGGTAACGGCCGGGGCCGCTTTCTTCGTGGAGCAGCACCGGCTCGACCACGTCGCCGGCGGGGCGCGCAAGACGTGCCTCGACCTCGGCCGCGACCAGCTTGCCGCGCGCATCGAACGGAAGAGCGTCGGCGAAGCGCCATCGCTTCGGCACCGCGACGGGGTCCCAGCGCTCGGCAACGTGGGCCGCAAGCATTCTGGTCGTTGCGCGGCGACCTTGCGCGGCGAGCAGGTGTTTCCCGCCCGGCGCGAGCACGACGACAGCGCCGAGACGCGAGCCGCCGCGGCTCTCATAAACTGCTGCCGCGACGTCGGCGACGTGCTCGTGGGCGCGCAGCCAGTCTTCGATCTCGGGCAGCGCGAGCGTTTTCTCGCCGATCTTCGCGACGCGGTCGCTGCGGCCGAGCAGCCGGAACCCCGCGCCGCCCTGCGCTGCGCGATCGGCCATGCGAAACGAAGCAGGAACCGCCGTCGAACCGTCTTCGGAGCTGACGAATGGAGACGTAACGACGAGCCGGGACTCTGCATCGATCACGACGGAGACGGGCAGCATCGGCGTCCACGACGGGTTCGGCGCGGCTGCGCACGCGCGGCGATACGCGACACCGCCCGTTTCGGTCGATCCGAAGATCTCCACCGGAGCGCGGCCGATGCTTTGCTGCAGCGCCAGCGCGGTCGCAGTCTCCAAAGGGCCGCCCGACGAGAAAATTTCGACGATGCGAGACGCCTGCGCAGCAAGTCGCGAAGAGCCGGCAAGACGACGCAGATGGGCAGGGCTGGAAACCACGATGGATCGCGGCATTCGCGAGACCTGCACGATCAGCTCTTCGGGAAGCAGGAAGCTCGTGCGCGCAAACGGCCTGCCGGAGGCGAGCGGCCACAGGACCCGGAACAACAGGCCGTAAAGATGGTGGGCCGGCACCGTCGCGAGCACGACGGCATCGGCATCGAGCGCGGCGCCGAACTGCCGTTCGAGCTCGACGACCTCGTCCTCGAGATGACGCAGCGCCTTGAGGACGACCTTGCCGGATCCGCTGGTGCCGGACGTGTAGATCTCCACCAGCGCCGCGTCGCGATCGATCGCGACGCCCGAGCCGGCGCTCGAACGCTGCTGCAGGGAGGCGGGCTCTGCCTGCAGGCCGTCGCCGTCGCGGCCCGCGCCGATCACGCGGTCGCAGCGCCGTTTGAGCTCGGCCAGCGTGCCCGGCTGCAGGTTCGGAGGCAGCACGACGCGGGCGCCGACCAGCGCCGCGCCGAGAAGCACGACGGCGACGTGCCGGGCGTCTTCGCTGGCCAGCAGCCAGCGCGCGCCGCGATCACCGGACATCGGCGCAGCAAACTGCCGCAGCTCGCCAAGGAATGCGGCGTGTCGCGACGCTGCTTCGGCAGACGACGATTCGCCGATGACCGCAGGATCGGTGGCGCCGCCGCGGACGTCCGCGGCTGCGCTGCCGGCGGCGACGAGGAGGTCGTGAAGGGGAAGGGACGGCTTTACAGCCATCGCAACGCAGGCGGCCGCTCGCGCGTCACCGCGTGCCGTCGGTCCGCGCGGCCAGCGCAGTGACGATGTCGCCGACCGTCGTCATGGCCTGGATCTCCTCGTCGGTGATCGAGACGTGCAACAGCGCTTCGAGCCGCACGACGATCGTTACGCCGTCGATGCTGTCGAGGTCGAGGTCGTCGACCAGGCGGGCGGACGAAGTCACCTGCCCGGGATCGAGCTCGAATTCGCGCACCAGGATGGAGCGGACCCGCTCCAGCAGCTCGGTTTCGGTCACGGTCAGCGGATACGCTCGGTAGCGACGAGGTCGGCCAGCGCCGCCACCGATGCGAAGATCTTTTCGTTGCGCTCGGGATCGTCGGTAATGACGACGCCGTATTTTTCCTCGAGCCCCATCGCCAGCTCCAGCGCGTCGATGGAATCGAGACCGAGTCCTTCGATGAAAAGGGGCGCATCGGTCTCGATCTCGTCGGGACGGATGTCCTCGAGGGCGAGTACCTCGACGATCAGGGCCTTGATATCGGCGATCAGGGATTCATGCGTCTGCAACGTCGGGCTCCTGGAGATAAATGCGGACAAGGTCTTCGGTCATGCGGCGCGCGGCGATCGGAAGGCCGACGCCCGCGCCGTCGTAGGCGGCCGGATCGAGACGTCCGGCGATGCGCAGCTCGAACCGCGACGTTCCGCCGGCGACTTCGTGCCACCTGCGGCCGCTGCCAAGCATGCGCGGACGGCAGCGGATCGTGACCGCGACGATCGGGGCGCCGCTGGCCAGCGCGATGTGCGCCGCGCCGCGGCGGAATTTCCCGTAGCTCCCCCACGGGGAGCGGGTCCCTTCAGGGAACACGAGCAGCTTGCGGCCCCGCACCAGCCTGGCCGCGCAGTCGTCGACGGCCGATTGTCCCGCGTCGTTGCGCACGTAGCCGGCGGCGTCGATCGCACGCGACAGGAAGGGGCTGTTGGCAGTCCAGCCGGCGTTGACGATGCAATCCATCTGCGGGAAGTGGCTGCCAATCAGCACGACGTCGAGCATCGTCGGGTGGTTGGCGACGACGATGCAGGCTCCTTCGCCCGCCAGCTGTTCCAGCTCTTTCGAATCGACCGTCAGGATGCGCACCAGGCGAAGCCACGCGAGGCTCAGCGCGTAGGCGCGCCGGATTGCCCCCTGGACCGCGAGCTCGGCCCGCTCGGGGCTTTTCGCGAGACGTCGAACCAGCGGCGCGACGACGAACGCGACGAAGAGAGCCGAAATCCCGAACTCGACGAACGCCGAACCCAGGCGCACCTGCCGCCACAAGCGCGCAGCGCCCGCACGCGGACGGGCCGCCCGGCGCGGCATAGCAGGGGGCAGGGCTTCCCACGGGAGCACCGGAGCAGGTTCTGTCTGGCGTGCCGAGTGCACTTCGTGCGACCTCGCCATCCGCTTGGTTACCTCATCCCGGCTCGAAAACGAAGGGGGCACCAGCGCGGGCGCCGCGAGGAAAACCGACTGAAGTTCACCTTTTCCCCGTCCCGTCCCGACTCGATTCCGATGCGGGGCCACCCTATACCTCGCAGCGATGACGGCCCGGATTACCGAGACGGCAGCGGCCGGCACGGCGGGTCGTGCGCGAGTGGTCTTCGGCGAGGCGACCGTCGGGGTCGACGAGGTCGCCTCGGTGGCCGAAGGCCGCGCCGAAGCGGAAGTCAGCACCGATCCCGCATGGCTCGCGCGTCTCGAAGCGGGACGCCAGGCGCTGGAGCGCCGGCTGCGCCTCGGGCGGCCAGTATACGGCGTCTCGACCGGAGTCGGTGCGTCGGTGGAGAACGAGGTTCCTGCCGACCTCCAGGCCGACCTCGCCCAGAACCTTTTTCGATTCCACGGCTGCGGCACCGGCGCGATGCTCGACGAAGTCGAGGCGGCGGCCGTCGTCGCGGCGCGCCTGGCCTCGCTCTCGCGCGGCTATTCTGCGGTGCGTCCCGTCGTGCTCGTCTCGCTTGCGACACTGCTGCGCACGCGGGTGCTGCCGCGCATTCCCGAAGAGGGCTCGGTGGGCGCCAGCGGCGACCTGACGCCGCTTTCGTACGTTGCCGCGCTTCTGGCCGGCGAAGGAGAAGCGATTGTGCGCGGTCGCGTCGTCGCTGCCCGCGACGCGCTGGTCGAGGCCGGCCTCGAGCCTCTCGAGCTCGCGCCCAAGGAAAGCCTGGCGCTGATGAACGGCACCAGCGTAATGGCCGGCATCGCCGCGCTCGTCGTCGTGCGCGCGCAGAGGCTGGCCCGGCTTGCCGCTGCAATCACCGCGATGACGAGTGCAGCCACCGGTGGCAACCGCGAGCATTTCGATGATGGCGTGCTCGGGCTCAAGCCCCATCCGGGAACGATCGAGACGGGTGCGTGGATCCGCTCGTTTCTTGGCAGCGAAGCCGCGCCGGCGCCCGAGCGCCTGCAGGACCGCTATTCGGTGCGTTGCGCACCGCACGTCATCGGCGTTCTCGTCGATGCCATCGCGCTCGCCCGCCGCGTGCTCGACGTCGAGATCTCCGGCGTCAACGACAACCCCGTGGTCGATCCCGAGACCGGCAGCGTGCTGCACGGCGGGAACTTTTACGGAGGACACGTCGTGTTCGCGGTCGATGCGCTCAAGGGCGCAATGGCAGGCGTCGCCGACCTCCTCGACCGCCAGCTCGTGCTGCTGTGCCTCCCCGAGACCAGTGGCGGCCTGCCGGCCAACCTCGTCTCGGTGCCCGATCCCGAGGGTGTCTCGCACCACGGTTTCAAGGCGATGCAGATCTCTGCTTCGGCGCTCGCCGCCGAGGCCGCCAAGACGAGCCTTCCTGCGGCAGTGTTCAGCCGCAGCACCGAGTCGCACAACCAGGACAAGGTCAGCATGGGGACGATGGCCGCGCGCGAATCCAGGCGCGTCGCCGAGCTTTCGGAGACAGTGGGCGCGATCGTACTGCTCGCGTCCTGCCAGGCCGTCGACCTGAGGCTCGCGCGCGGCGGCCGGATCCCTGCTCTGCTCGTGCGGCTGCACCAGGCCGTGCGCGGCCGCGTGGAAATGCTGCGCGAAGACCGGCGCCAGGATGTCGACATCGCGTCGGTGCTCGCGCTGCTTCGCTCCGGAGCGCTGCCGCTGGACGCGGACGAGGGTGCCGGCGCGCGCGCCTCGCGAGCGACGCGGCGAATCGGGCCGGCATGAGCCAGCGGCTGAGGCAGACGAGCGTCGATCTGGAAGTGCCTTTCCACGACATCGACGGGCTCGGGATCGTCTGGCACGGGCACTACTACAAGTACCTCGAGCTGGCGCGCACTCGCCTGCTGCGCTCGGTCGGGCTCGATGCAGGCGACCTCGTCGGCCCGCTGTTTCGCTTCGTCATCGTCGAGAGCCACTGCCGCTACACATCCGCTTTGCGTTACGGAGACCAGGCGCGCGTCAGCGCGTGGTTCGGCGACATCCAGCACCGAATCCGTGTCGCGTACGAGATCACGAACCTGGCAACGTCGCGCCGCGCGGCACGGGGCCACACGATCCTGGCGACGACGGATCCGGCCGGCCGCCTGCTGCTCGAGACTCCGCCGCGCATCGTCGAGCGCATCCTTGGATAGAAGGTTGCGGAAAAACCCGTCCAGGCTCGCGCTGCCGGCCGCGATCGCGGTCGCGACGATTGCCGTGACCCCGTGGCGCAGCTGGGCAGCGCCCCGGGGCGCATCTTCTGCTCCCGCCGGAGCTTCCTCCGCGCCGGCATCGCCGTCAGCCGCGACAAAACCACCGGT is from Candidatus Binatia bacterium and encodes:
- a CDS encoding aromatic amino acid ammonia-lyase, yielding MTARITETAAAGTAGRARVVFGEATVGVDEVASVAEGRAEAEVSTDPAWLARLEAGRQALERRLRLGRPVYGVSTGVGASVENEVPADLQADLAQNLFRFHGCGTGAMLDEVEAAAVVAARLASLSRGYSAVRPVVLVSLATLLRTRVLPRIPEEGSVGASGDLTPLSYVAALLAGEGEAIVRGRVVAARDALVEAGLEPLELAPKESLALMNGTSVMAGIAALVVVRAQRLARLAAAITAMTSAATGGNREHFDDGVLGLKPHPGTIETGAWIRSFLGSEAAPAPERLQDRYSVRCAPHVIGVLVDAIALARRVLDVEISGVNDNPVVDPETGSVLHGGNFYGGHVVFAVDALKGAMAGVADLLDRQLVLLCLPETSGGLPANLVSVPDPEGVSHHGFKAMQISASALAAEAAKTSLPAAVFSRSTESHNQDKVSMGTMAARESRRVAELSETVGAIVLLASCQAVDLRLARGGRIPALLVRLHQAVRGRVEMLREDRRQDVDIASVLALLRSGALPLDADEGAGARASRATRRIGPA
- a CDS encoding phosphopantetheine-binding protein, producing MQTHESLIADIKALIVEVLALEDIRPDEIETDAPLFIEGLGLDSIDALELAMGLEEKYGVVITDDPERNEKIFASVAALADLVATERIR
- a CDS encoding acyl carrier protein produces the protein MTETELLERVRSILVREFELDPGQVTSSARLVDDLDLDSIDGVTIVVRLEALLHVSITDEEIQAMTTVGDIVTALAARTDGTR
- a CDS encoding thioesterase family protein; protein product: MSQRLRQTSVDLEVPFHDIDGLGIVWHGHYYKYLELARTRLLRSVGLDAGDLVGPLFRFVIVESHCRYTSALRYGDQARVSAWFGDIQHRIRVAYEITNLATSRRAARGHTILATTDPAGRLLLETPPRIVERILG
- a CDS encoding AMP-binding protein, translating into MAVKPSLPLHDLLVAAGSAAADVRGGATDPAVIGESSSAEAASRHAAFLGELRQFAAPMSGDRGARWLLASEDARHVAVVLLGAALVGARVVLPPNLQPGTLAELKRRCDRVIGAGRDGDGLQAEPASLQQRSSAGSGVAIDRDAALVEIYTSGTSGSGKVVLKALRHLEDEVVELERQFGAALDADAVVLATVPAHHLYGLLFRVLWPLASGRPFARTSFLLPEELIVQVSRMPRSIVVSSPAHLRRLAGSSRLAAQASRIVEIFSSGGPLETATALALQQSIGRAPVEIFGSTETGGVAYRRACAAAPNPSWTPMLPVSVVIDAESRLVVTSPFVSSEDGSTAVPASFRMADRAAQGGAGFRLLGRSDRVAKIGEKTLALPEIEDWLRAHEHVADVAAAVYESRGGSRLGAVVVLAPGGKHLLAAQGRRATTRMLAAHVAERWDPVAVPKRWRFADALPFDARGKLVAAEVEARLARPAGDVVEPVLLHEESGPGRYRGEFVVPCDLAYLEGHYEAFPLVPGAVQVHWVMAALARAMGRPVAVRAMEAIKFRNVLRPAQVFTLELSVEGSRAQFVLRHAERVFASGRVVIADDAGEPS
- a CDS encoding lysophospholipid acyltransferase family protein, with product MRLGSAFVEFGISALFVAFVVAPLVRRLAKSPERAELAVQGAIRRAYALSLAWLRLVRILTVDSKELEQLAGEGACIVVANHPTMLDVVLIGSHFPQMDCIVNAGWTANSPFLSRAIDAAGYVRNDAGQSAVDDCAARLVRGRKLLVFPEGTRSPWGSYGKFRRGAAHIALASGAPIVAVTIRCRPRMLGSGRRWHEVAGGTSRFELRIAGRLDPAAYDGAGVGLPIAARRMTEDLVRIYLQEPDVADA